A region from the Acipenser ruthenus chromosome 13, fAciRut3.2 maternal haplotype, whole genome shotgun sequence genome encodes:
- the LOC117973470 gene encoding uncharacterized protein LOC117973470, translating to MFQTTSLSSQFEPIGVTPSALYVREYEDPANVSKMGTGEREFLEENTYKNQKISQCYDSDVNKEEEPVEQPKELESNDSMTDNGKDTATSVLSQETLPDIPELETTAIEEVVSHTSKLCRHQREYLTADLHPVNTDQDDGGYEEQPPDIVELSLSISNQCMGRGGGSDEDSQAGEKAHQGVAEEGSSEAEEEAAEAPKIEGESNENVAPRADQDGPPLLQDIGGRKTAWHSEHGVRESQRLSSSEPFIRQSVEDVYGRIIRKCGGLFLDTLSGVYLATYSKDQCQFYLLDSGLILSGARGENRSDKVLVTMRDNMKLALTSTRCSDYEYPIYFIKQLDDNWFRAIDKLTQEVMLVKRVLVTSNWRKTLENFLFLQSRPFNLLRYAVVYDRKGFIYYIMQGVYFDPTTLGNMEDVCSFKKTLREAVRGVFQDPALEECVCERVRRSVEGEEVDWGQDCSPAGFRD from the exons ATGTTTCAAACGACAAGCTTGAGCAGCCAGTTTGAGCCGATTGGTGTGACACCTTCTGCTCTTTATGTGCGAGAATATGAGGACCCAGCTAATGTTTCCAAGATGGGTACAGGTGAACGTGAATTCCTTGAGGAAAATACTTACAAGAACCAGAAAATCAGCCAGTGCTATGATTCTGATGTTAACAAAGAGGAAGAGCCTGTAGAACAACCAAAAGAACTGGAGTCAAATGATTCTATGACAGACAACGGAAAAGATACGGCCACTTCAGTTCTCAGCCAGGAGACACTTCCAGACATCCCTGAACTAGAAACCACAGCAATTGAAGAAGTTGTGTCTCATACAAGTAAACTCTGCCGACACCAAAGGGAATATTTAACAGCTGATCTACATCCAGTCAACACAGATCAAGATGATGGGGGATATGAAGAGCAGCCTCCAGACATCGTTGAGCTGAGCTTAAGTATTTCAAACCAGTGCATGGGCCGCGGTGGTGGCAGTGATGAAGATTCACAGGCTGGTGAAAAAGCACATCAGGGAGTTGCAGAAGAAGGAAGCAGTGAAGCAGAGGAGGAAGCTGCAGAAGCCCCAAAGATTGAGGGTGAAAGCAATGAGAACGTAGCCCCCAGGGCTGACCAAGACGGGCCCCCCTTGCTCCAAGACATTGGAGGCAGAAAGACAGCATGGCACTCGGAACATGGAGTTAGAGAGAGCCAAAGGTTGTCCTCTTCTGAGCCCTTCATCAGGCAATCAGTTGAAGATGTTTACGGGCGAATCATCAGGAAGTGTGGGGGTCTTTTCTTGGATACGTTGAGTGGAGTTTACCTGGCGACCTATTCAAAGGACCAGTGCCAGTTCTACCTGCTGGATTCTGGACTGATTCTGTCTGGGGCAAGGGGGGAGAACCGGTCTGACAAAGTCCTGGTCACAATG AGAGACAACATGAAATTAGCCCTAACTTCAACAAGGTGCAGCGACTATGAATACCCGATATATTTCATCAAACAACTGGATGATAACTGGTTCAGAGCCATTGACAAGCTTACGCAAGAAGTGATGTTAGTGAAAAGG GTTTTAGTGACTTCTAATTGGAGAAAAACCCTGGAGAACTTCCTGTTCCTCCAGTCCCGCCCCTTCAATCTACTTCGTTATGCCGTTGTGTACGACAGGAAGGGATTCATCTACTATATCATGCAG GGTGTGTACTTTGACCCCACGACCCTTGGAAATATGGAGGACGTGTGTTCGTTTAAAAAGACCCTGAGAGAGGCTGTCAGAGGAGTTTTTCAG GACCCTGCGCTGGAGGAGTGTGTCTGTGAGCGGGTGAGGAGGAGTGTGGAGGGGGAGGAGGTGGACTGGGGGCAGGACTGCAGTCCAGCAGGCTTCAGGGACTAG